GTTTAAGTGATCCATCGCTAACCTTCTTTCAATATCTCTCTGTCTCTCTAGATTTAAATTCCCTTCATTTTAGAGAAAAGGGTAATAGATATGACATTCTAGTGTAGTTTATCAATATCTCAGCTTATAGCAGACAATAATAAACGAATGCGATTACCTGTCGAAAAAGTTTCTCTCAATGAAATGtgtgtaaacaaaaaagaaaatagaacACCCATCTCCAAAGGTGTAATTTTTTTGACCATCAGTTTTACATACTCATGTGTATGTGGAGTATGACTATACTGGGATaagtattcatttatataaaatctctCGGAGCGTCCATGTACCGATCATGAACAAGTTCCTTCCTGGATGAAGTTTCAACGATGTCTAAAAATAGGTTAATGTATTTCCACAAGTAGTCACATGTTTCAAACTATATAAAACGACATGATCATTGACTTTCGAtgatttggaaaaaattaaagcCAAAGATAGCAACGCGTACACAGTCGTTGTTAACAACtaacagaataaaatattacGTTCATCATCAAGTTAGTGTTTTTGCAGGACTGAATTATACAAAAAAGGAAGTTTAAATATGTCGAGAGCGAGCTTAAAAATGATCCAAAGAAAAGTGCAGCGACAAGCATTGCCACAAGGTAAAgtacatgtttcaaaatttcagtATTAGAAATAACATTGATTCATTCATCCGACAAACTAGATTCGGCGAATGGTAGTCATTTTCCATGAACAATCATTCTTATAACTGTAAGAGTTAAATTATCATGATCCACAGATATAAGTTATATGAAATAGACCAAAACAGAATGGTTGTACAGATTTAATATATTCCAGCGGTCAGACTTGTTGTCCactattttctttgttaacGTTGTGTAACCGTATCGATATGAAatgaacttatttttttatgtttgacaGATACTAGTATCTGAAGTAAACActaatatacatgtttgtatcagatatgaaatatttaaacctttaaaataagaaataaagagaAATTAAGAAACCAGCAATGGTCATATAAAATCATGATATTCTCTCTTGTTAACAGTGACTCATTTCAATTTTCCCGAGAGCTCCTTGTCCGACTGGACTGCGCAACATGTGTCGAACTTTTCTTCAAAACAATTGTCTGACCGCGTGAGATACCGGAGCAAGAGAATGATACTGGACATCATAGGAGTCGGTCTGATTGGGTCTACAACATCCTTCTCCAAAACAATTCAACATTTTGCAGAAACAACTGACAGAATCAGCGACAAGGAGCCGGCGCTTATTTGGGGAACGTCTAACAAACGCACTCGACCAGGTATGGCGGCGTTTATAAACGGATCCAATTGTCATTCGATGGACTTTGACGATACTTGGCACCCTGCTACTCATCCCAGCAGCCCTATTCTCCCTGCCTTGTTTGCACTGGCAGACTTTCTACCAGAACAGTACAAACCATCGCTTGAGGACATTCTTGTAGCGTTTAACTGTGGAGTCCAAATACAAGGAGTTTTATTACGGTGTTCATTGCAGTCTAATAATATTCCTAACAGGTACCGTTCTCTagctaagaaaaattattatctcagaaaagaataaatatattattaacaaacaactgcaacatgacatttttaaagacggattttcaaaatatgtttattttcagATTACATCCCCCAGCAATAGTTGGTGTAATGGGAAGTGCTGCTGCCTCTGCGAATCTTTTAGGTCTGGAACCCAAGAAATGCCTACACGCATTATCTATTGCAGCCTCGTTTGCTGGTGCTCCAATGGCAAATGCTGGAACCCTTGCCAAACCTTTACATGCTGGCAAATCAGCCCGATGCGGGTTAGAAGCAGCTTTTCTGGCAGATCAAGGAATCGAAGGAAACGAGCGTATTCTTGACATGGAATCTGGCTTTGGGGCATTTTTCACCGACTATGATCCATCCACTTTTTTTCAAGAATTACAAACTTCTGAAAACCTAATTCTGCACCACCAGGACATTGCTATCAAAAGTTATCCCTGTCATCTTGGGATGCACTGGGCCATCGAGGCATCACTTCACGTCAGAAAACAAATTGTAGATCTTTATGGAAACATGGATGCCAGTTTTGTAAAATCCATTGAAATCTTTGCTCCAAAATCCAAATATATTAACAGACCGGTACCATCTTGCGAACACGAGGCAAGGCATTCGTTTCAATTCACTACCAATTCAGCATTGATAGACGGAAAAGTATCTCCTGAAACTTTCGTCTttggaaatattgaaaaagagagaaaagaaTTGTTCACTTTATTACAGAAGACAACCATTGTTCACAGAGCCGACAATAAGCCTTGCTTTGACACAATGTACGTCGAAGTTACTGTTACTCTACAAAACGGAGAGAAATTTTCTGCCAGATGTCTTGAACCAAACGGACATTGGAGAAAACCTTTAACAGACAAAAGTTTGAAAAAGAAGTTTTTAGCAAACTCAAGGTTACTTCCTGAACACCAGCAGACGAAAATCATTAAACTTGTTAGCAAGATGTCATCTTGTGATTCGACTGATGGTCTGCTGGAGTTACTTAGAACGAACATATAACTGTCATAGAAGATTCACTGactttagaaaataaaacttgataaaCTCTTTTGTGCctgtaaaatgtttgttttattatgatttttattgttaCAAAAAAAGTCATGGTTATCTGTGTGCATATAAATATTCGGTGTTTTCTTATTGCATTACATTTATATTGTCTCATTGAAATGTATATCGTTAAGATTACTatcattcatctttttattttgaatattctaGATTGTTTAGAAAATTGTTTTAGATGTAACAATATAAAATTCAATcgtaaaatacttttatttactttaacttAAGCAAGGAAAGCGTTTggtatgattttaataaaaagatttcaaTCTTCAATCCGTTAACAACactttttattatgttttactgCTTGTAAATCAGAAAGCTCAAAATGGCAATATTGATTATTGTATACTTGGAACTCTCTCTGAAAGgttgtaaattgtaaaatatgaaataagaaaTGAACATTGTAAACAGTATCAGAATAAAATGTACTAGAGGGCGATCTGGCCCTTTGTACATTCATGCGGTATAGGGCAGAAAGACCTGTGACTGTGACTATTTATAGAAGCAAGTCCTTCCGCATAGTATCGCACTGTATTTcgctttttatattttctataatcatATTTGTCAAATCCTATTATATTCGTAAATTGCAGATAAATTATGACTTTGAAatgtaatatatacatatattacatatattttacaataaatctTTACATAAGAAATATGATAAATTCGCACTGTTAAGATATATGTGTGTAATATCTACTATgaatataatgatattactttatttattaactttcttttgtaaaaatataaacgtATATGTATCATCATTTTTTGGTACAGAATTACCGATCCAGGGGGCCCTTGGCACCCCAGGTGAGGTATATAATGAGGGCCTCTGCGGTGGTGTTGCCTCAAACAAATGTtgtatgtaatttcaaataaaacattagaaaaatgttttactttcaaACATTTGGTAGAAAATTCATTATCATAATTCTATCAATAGTAAGGAAGCTCATTGAGGCCAGtgcagtaaataaataaaattatattgcgCTTAATCGCAATAGTTATTGCGTTTTAATGCAATCTTTTGCGTTTCTTCGCAATGtactttgcgtttaaacgcaaaagatAAAACGCAAAAGgtattgcgattaaacgcaaagtGGATATCGTTTAAACGCAAAGTTTTGCAATTAAATGCAAagtattgcgtttaatcgcaaaagatattgcgtttaaacgcaaaaaatattgcatttaaacGCAAAGCTATTAGTGCGCATAAACGCAATATATTTTGGGAATAAATGCAAAAGTTTTTGcgattaaaaagaataattttgcgaTTAAATGCAATGCTTTTTTGCGATTAAATGCAAAGAAGCTGTGAAGCAACTCATTCGAGTAGCGATCATCACTCCCAATTGTTACAGGACATTTcatcaatagaaaaaaatgtccCAGAAAAGAGGGAATCGTGGAGAAGAATTTTGCATTCTATATTGCCAATCCGAGTTATGAGGGactgaaaattgttgaaaacaaATTGATCACCATGTTTTTCGATCTGCAGAAACGAGTGCTTATTTTACAAGGACACCTCGACTGACACCGATATGCATGAGTTATCAAACTTCGGATGGCAACATCGCTTAGCTGAGTCTGTAGAAGACGCCAATGATTTATTTTACCCTGCGTCATGTAGCAAATCACGAAATGCTATACTGTATACGCGTACATAAATGTCCCATATAATGCCACTTTTTAATGCAATTTGTTTTAGTGTTGAAACAATTACATCATGCCaacttttaattttggtattgcatcttttttaaaagtaaaatcaaaaacCACAATACTtgtatgataaatacatgtatgccatCCCATTGTTGAACCTGACGTTGTACGTGATATCAGTTTCCAAGATATGAACGTACGGCACTATGTTATATATAacataataaaatgtatttgagCTTGTCCTGCGAACGGTTCTTTATTACTTTTACCTTTGTTTCAGTGTCGCGGAATTTCGCTATCACTGGCCTTGGACCGTCCCTGGCACCTCCTGGGACCGATGAATCGCGATGACGTCCGCAGGTGCGAGATCGATGTTGACAGTTGTTTTCAGTTTGTGACATATGTCATCTCGCAAGTTTTGGTCTGCTTTTCTTCCCATTTAagaaatttaatattatttttttgtgaatATTGTTGATTCTGGTTAGCTAACGTTAGTGCGTTCTCTGATGTATTTTGAATGTATTTCAGATTGTCCATCATGCTTCTCAACTCTCGTGCCCGGTTGCTGAACTTTTCCCGAAGAGTTTCAAATTCAAGATTGAAACCGTCCGAAATATCTTTAGATtcatattcatttgttttagtttcaattttttgttcgaATTCTTCATTAACCGCTGTTTTGATTTCTAGTGtagttttttctttgatttctttgatttcttgaAGCAATGACTTTTTAAcgttctttttaatttcttctttaatatcttttttcattCTTCTCAGATCGAATTAATCATAACTTTCATTTCTGACTTTTTAACCATGTTTTATCTGATATTGGACTGACTATCGTGAATAGATAGATAATCGACAGAAATACCCGACACACCTAGCGAAGCCCCCCACGGAGAATCGATgtgtttaaaagttttttttatatcttcatAAACGaaagagatataaaaactcAATAATACATGGAATGTAAAATGACCTTCACACTTTACCTTTATGTCATTTCAATCAGCCAAAGTAGCTGTGTACATCCCACGTGGTCAAATGTCCCTATGGCGTTTAGTAAACAAGCTActagtatttttcaaaatttaataactttcATTTGCAAAAACTGTTTGAAAAGAGCTTCAGATCCttaagtataaatatatttcaagatcCTCTAAATGAACCAAAGACATTTGCCTTTTCAGGTCTCTTTGCTTTCTGTTTCAGGGCTGAGTTTCAGTGCATGTAAGGGGTTTCATTAAAAGGGCCAAATGCCTAAATGATTTTGACACAAAACAAATTTGGTCAgtaatttaataatgaaaaaacaGAACAAACACTATGGGGTTTTTTCCACAGGAAAGTGGTAAGACCTAGATATGGTCGCAAATAATTACTTCCTGTGTGAAACACTGTCACGGATTTTCAAATATAGGTCCAAATGTGCCCTAGCTTCTCATTGAAAGCTTTTTTTAATGACTAATATAGAATAACATACGATTTGTGATTTTTTATGTTCAAAATGGTTtgcttttgtattttgaatatttgaCCGAAATTTGAAAGTTAGGAGTCAGgatacaagcaagatacagatgTGAGGAATCATTGTTTTGATATTATACTCACATAAAAGCATACTGGAGttacaaatttatttgtcatgacataattaaaaaaacagaaacaagtagatttatttaagtaaaaatcAAACGTAAATGGTTGTACATTTAAAGCGAAACAATAATATGATACGTTGTAAAAACATACTCGTATTTTTTAGTGCGTGATAAAGACTAAATTATTTCCTTCTTCtcaaatgcaataaaattatGTGTTGTTTACAAGTACATCATTCTCAAATCAAgttaaattagtttaaaaaatcacatttgtGTGTCTCTTATTtcgaaaaacaaaatgtttgctTAAAAATATCTCAATATTACATTTGGTCAATGTTGCAACGTGACCTGTATTTAATAAAAGTCAATATTGCCGTTATCTTGAAGATTCATAAATATTAGTCAATTAAGAAGACAATTTGATTCAAAATCTTAAAACAATTGTGAAAATGAGTAGCAAATAAtgtaaaaacttaaaaacaatataatgaataatttataaGTCCGCAAGAGCTGGCGAAATCATCACAGTTAGAAGCTTAACTGGCTCAATTCAAGTGGCGAAACCACTCCGGTTTGTTGTCTTCAAAATTTCCGTATTCGTCTTTTCCAGAAAGAAGAACCGTGCAAGGAAAATTCCGAGGTCTATCGGGGTCTTGAATTGGTTTAGCGTCGGTTGCTACGTATCTGATAACAAAACCACAGCGACGCTTTGATGAGGTATTGGGCTCACTTCCATGAATAAGCAATCCATCGTGAAGAGACATTTGTCCAGCCTTCAGTGGACATGTACGAACTGATGTCAAATCGACAAACTCGAGAGGAATTGACTGGTTTGAACTTAGCAAGTTTCCCCCAACTTTGCATGTCTCATGTTGAACGAGACCATTCTTATGAGTACCTACAAAATTGACATTATTTCAGGGTTTACACAAATATCTTTGTTAAATAGAAacagttttagaaaaaaaaaataaaagatctGATAATGAAAACTGATGCCCAGTCTACAGAGTACCTGGAATGACTTGCAAGCATCCATTTTTCACATCTGAATCATCAACGGCAAGCCAAGCAGTAACAACCGTACCCTCTATACCCCAGTACCTGTTGAAGTAAAACCATATGTTAGTATTAAATACTAGTACTCCAATTCAATGTTTAGAAATATACCTGTATTTTAAATATCTTGTTATCTTTAAGCATTTTAATATCATGTTTTGTATCTACGACGTATTATTTTCTTCTAATatgataacattaaaaaatccagcaattagaaatatattgaaatcaTTAGAAAATACGTTAATTGAAAAATTGACTATATGTAACCAGAATGGATTCATGGAAATGATATAAATTACATTGGAAGTAGTACTAGTTTTAATAGATCACtcttagatatacatgtataacgaaGTTTCTAAGAATTAAATAACACATTTATGATAACTTCATTTATATATTTGGCAAATGATGGATATCTGTTCTCTCTGTTATGTAATGTAACGtccgtgaaaaaaataaaaaggaagcATCAACGATATCATTTTTCTATAAGTAAATCTGAACCACGTCAGATCGACTTTATAAACTAAGAAACCTACATTCCGAGATACTAGTTAATATTCTAAAGCTTACTTCATATCCTGATGCCAGGCTACAAAGGCTTGGACGCCACTGTCAGACTCCGGATATTTACAGATGAATCGAGAATCTAGCAGCATTACATTTGATCCTAAGATATCCTTCACAGGCTTCAGAATGTTTGGATGAGAGGCAATTTGTAGAACCCATTGGTGCGCAAGGTGAATGTTGTGAAAAGAATATTGAGACGCTTGTTTTCCTTGAAAAAGAATGGAAATAAGGTCAAAAATGAAAGAGATACGGAAATAAGGTAATGAACAATCTAGAATTAAGTACAATGTTTTGATGAGCATTATGCAAACACGTTTCGTTAAATTAACGTTAAAATGTGAATAACtgattttaacacatttttgttGCACTTTAGGCtttgttttgtaattgtatATTTTACTAACAAGTTGTCGTTGTAGTTTGACAATTAATTTCCGCAATTTAGTCGTATACACGTATCTCTTTATATGATATTTCagtaatataaatcaaattattttacattccattttaaaataatgaggaacaaacactgtttaaaaaaaacccaaaagtaCCTGCGTCTTTTTCTAGACTGTCGAAGTTTTCCTTCAGTCGTCTGCATTGTATGTCGTCTAGGACATCAACTGATGGAATGAAACCATCGGAATCGTAAACCGTTCGGTAGGAAGGCATGCTTTAAAATTAGTTCAGACTCTGTTGTAGGTTTTCTATACCTTGCCTTCTGTGGACTCCCAACTTATATACATCTCAAAGATAAGATGAACACACTAAACGTCATGGGTCGATCAATCACAGTTTTGTAATTGACATTTGGACCAGGATGTGTGattgcttaaaaaaattccagtttctttttgttttatgaaGAAAGCTTAAAAAGTTTGTTGAATTTCCTTCTCTATTTATTGGAAATGCCTCAAACACCAACGAATGCTAAATAGTTTGGAAAACAAGTAAAGTCCGATAAGGTTGAACCTAATgcatatacattatatatattttgttctaaatttcttaaacaaaggcccaatattgaaaataagagTTGCATTTCAATTCATTGGAAAAGTTATATGTTAAAATTAGTGACGGCTATTTATAGCTGATATCTgtacacattttgaaaaatacatttactattctaaatatataattgataaaaaccttCTCCTTAAGAgtcttttctatttttagacGTTATCAATTTTGAAAGACAACTTTATATAGAGATATaggaaaattattcaaatttcaaaggCTAAAATATTACAAGTTTTCTTAACTAAACAAAACTTTATTGTTAAGAATATcgttatcaaaattttaatgcatatcTAATGTTATAAGATGAACTCCATAAATGGAGCCCGTGCGAGCACACGTAAACAATATATAGTATTTTCAATGGCTTTTaagatttttgtgtttttcatgaaatgcattataaattTTAGGTAAATTACACATGAGTTAACCTTTTTGTCTggtattacaatttaaaatcgcCAACCATGGTGTATAAACGGCGTGAGCTTGGATTACTAACGAAAAAGCTGCTTGTGCGATAATATGAAAACGTCAATTTAGCTTTGGAAGTTTAAATGCttagaaaaataaacaacttGTCACTTcagatgaaatatttttaaagttgagAAGATATTCATTGCAAAACAATTGCTTTGTGGTATTCACCGGTATTCgataatcattaatatataatttataatgacAATTGCATAACTTAGAGTGTAATTGAATTCAATGAGACTATTCTGTGACACAGTAATGATGAATGAACAcactaaaactttttttaaagaacagtTCTAGTTCAACATGACCGAAATTGtggttgaatttttttcatttaaaaccaaTCTAGCTAAAAACTagataaagatatttaaaatgtacatgtaacataaatatatttattaagcaccaaatataaaaccaaaattttttttatatgtatttcatGTCCAATATTAGAGatctaaaagaaataaataagggATAACACTcccaatgttttatttttgttgcattAGAAATGTCATTTTATCGCAATACATAAGGAAGCCAATTTGAAAGATTTTGTTTTCGGAGTTATTGCATAAAAACAAATCCTCGACCAGACGAATGGTTGTTTAGATGATTAAGACTTAGTCTAATCAttccaatatttttattctgtCCATTCCAGTGTATTTCTTACTAACAAACATGAATTTGAATGTTTCTTATATTATTCTTGAAGAGAAAAAGGTGTAtatatactagcggaaaaaagaaactgtgcaatataaaatttagtataatttttaaggtcttccgtttccaacgggagaccttatagttttcgtacgatttcttcttcttattattaaggtcttccgtttccagcggaagaccttatagttttcggactgtttcttattatttttttttccaaattttgtgcacgcgatatcttgAAAACTTTTCGACAGATATCggtcattttttcacagaatatTGAGTGTGACCTAaactttatacattttttcattttttgtgttgtcacttccggtaccgatttttcggccattttgtatatttttacgacctgttttgtgcagagctgacaTCAGAAAGTATTAAAGATATGActacgaaattttcaggataggtagtctatagtttgaagctgtgcactattatgttgttttacgccgaTGGCgctatttcttggagctcgcgtaggcacgaaaattgggtacgaatttttattcaaaaatttcatacgttttgatctgtatctttttatcagttgatattttgttaagggCTGGTCCCTTTTTTGAGGGGCCAAagcactcgtaaactctataacgaataactaaaaaaagttaaaaattttgtactgcgttatagaagcaaagttgttgatcctaataatatctatcagaaaaaatcattgccacgcccatttatgaagtaattagggattttaggggccaaagtactttaaactttgacgcaatatatctaaagaaggagacatattttgttagacattgtagaagagaaaatgtttgcattgataattctaatcgattccattaatcaaagcaccaatgtctgtcctgattaaggatctagaggggtggcccctaaaatattcaatcaattgtatctcaaaaatgaacaacatttTTAGATGGTTGAAAGAACAAAAAGTGTTAGTATTCTCTagacattttcaaagaaatcaaaaaaggggctggcccctttaattaggggccaagacaatcgtaaactctaatacaaataacttaaaaacgataaagatttttaatgcattatagaagcaaagttgttgatcgtaacaatatctatcagaataAATCAATGTCATGCCCAtttattatgtaattagggatttttaggggccgaaGTACTttaactttgacgcaatatatctagaaaaggagatatattttgttaagcgttgtagaagagaaaatgtttgcattgataattctaatcgattccattaatcaaagcaccaatgtctgtcctgattaaggatctagaggggtggcccctaaaatattcaatcatttgtatctcaaaaatgaacaacaatttttgatggttgaaagaacaaaaaatgttagtattcttagaACCTTTTCAGGGAAATCAGGAAAAAGgagctggccccttaaattagggaccaagacactcgtaaagtctCGTACACATACCTtcaaaacgatcaagattttgtaatgcattatagaaacaaagttgttgatcgttacaatattagtttgtaaaactcattgcctcgaccattgatgacgtatttggagattttaggggactaaaatcttaaatctttaaaaactctttgttaagcatttgaaaggaTGTTGACAATcttatacattatctaaaaagGAGGGGTTGAGTgtaaattctgaaatttcattgatattttaatcgtatcgttttaaaaattgaacggaagacctactcgttactggtaacgagatcgtatctagttctatatctattgtttgtatttatagaatttaaaaaatcgataatggtaatgtttttgacaatatcggATGGTAACCGTCCGGATGCACGGACTTTTACATGGTTAGTGAGCACCTGTTGTTGATCGAAGAATTTGTACGCACGAGTTTTACGGGCCAATACTGTTTGGAATAAGAactgtatggtggcatatctctgccccttgtgtgcaagttattttattaccaattaggtcgacatgcaagataaatatgttgacatgcaagatagttatgtcaacatgcaacataactatgttgacatgcaaacaaactgcaatcaaataagagttaaaaaaaatctcaaatatcaccaacatgtgacatcca
This portion of the Magallana gigas chromosome 7, xbMagGiga1.1, whole genome shotgun sequence genome encodes:
- the LOC105336296 gene encoding cis-aconitate decarboxylase; its protein translation is MSRASLKMIQRKVQRQALPQVTHFNFPESSLSDWTAQHVSNFSSKQLSDRVRYRSKRMILDIIGVGLIGSTTSFSKTIQHFAETTDRISDKEPALIWGTSNKRTRPGMAAFINGSNCHSMDFDDTWHPATHPSSPILPALFALADFLPEQYKPSLEDILVAFNCGVQIQGVLLRCSLQSNNIPNRLHPPAIVGVMGSAAASANLLGLEPKKCLHALSIAASFAGAPMANAGTLAKPLHAGKSARCGLEAAFLADQGIEGNERILDMESGFGAFFTDYDPSTFFQELQTSENLILHHQDIAIKSYPCHLGMHWAIEASLHVRKQIVDLYGNMDASFVKSIEIFAPKSKYINRPVPSCEHEARHSFQFTTNSALIDGKVSPETFVFGNIEKERKELFTLLQKTTIVHRADNKPCFDTMYVEVTVTLQNGEKFSARCLEPNGHWRKPLTDKSLKKKFLANSRLLPEHQQTKIIKLVSKMSSCDSTDGLLELLRTNI
- the LOC105336295 gene encoding probable alpha-ketoglutarate-dependent hypophosphite dioxygenase; translated protein: MPSYRTVYDSDGFIPSVDVLDDIQCRRLKENFDSLEKDAGKQASQYSFHNIHLAHQWVLQIASHPNILKPVKDILGSNVMLLDSRFICKYPESDSGVQAFVAWHQDMKYWGIEGTVVTAWLAVDDSDVKNGCLQVIPGTHKNGLVQHETCKVGGNLLSSNQSIPLEFVDLTSVRTCPLKAGQMSLHDGLLIHGSEPNTSSKRRCGFVIRYVATDAKPIQDPDRPRNFPCTVLLSGKDEYGNFEDNKPEWFRHLN